attataaaaacttttttatttatcatttttatatgaacttGTTAATGTTTTGGTagtgttaaaaaaatttcagtattacatattttttgtttgacTATTTTGAGTGTAACATTAAGTATAATCcttaaaatgttatatctAAGTTAATATCtaaaattcttatatatagtaaaatccTAGGTTTCATATGCTTATGTACAATGatttaaatgaatgaatattCTGAAATATCTAATTCACAAAATAAAACTGcgcttaaaatttttatgtgtttAAATTTGGGAACCTCCATTTCTAAAATgtcatatgtataattatatatatatatttagttcCATGGAGGCtataaaaatggaatttTCTTTGAATATTCAAGAAGGAAagaaattctttttaatttttctgttCCATTACGTATTAGCATATTATGTGCTTTAGAATTTATGGAAATATATGTAGAATATTCTGTTTAATATAAAGTTAACAGAAATAatgtatagatatataaacattttttgtttcaattataatactttttagtaaaaaaattataataataataatgtaattttatatatgttcttaTTTATCTTATATCCATTTGTTTACCCTCCTtcaatattatacataaaaaagtttttaaatggcagaacaaaaaattaagaatagCTCTTGAGAAGAACTTATTTAAGAATTATTAACTAATAGATAGAAATACTTTAATTTAAGCTccattaacattattatttttgtttcttatcttcatgtatatatattattaataaacttCTACATATGATGGATTCAACATGAATATAACAATGATGAAATTGTTCTACATTGGATTAAATATTCAATTCGACATAATTTTAAagggaaaaataatattaaaaattttaggaTACATATTtcataagtaaaatatataaattttttatgtttttggttgtttttttattttaacgtttgttttatcttatatagtaatattattgGTGTTGTTATTaaaacttctttttttttttcctcttatCCTTTATTAATACTTCTGTAACAAATATTACTTCATATTACTATATAGGAAAATCaatatttattgaataatCTTGTGCTATATAttcatgttttaaaattatttttttttcattctggCTAAAATCTCAGGTATAAGCGTACTTTTCTGGTACTAATTCTTAAATTAGTgctgtatatatgttaaccttttctttgaataatttttatatcaatataattgtaatttttatgaaattttattaatttgtttatatttagttaatcttatttattaataacttTTCACATGTATTAATCTCTCATATAGGTGTCTTCTAGATTTTTTATTGGTAATATTATAAACTATAATTTTAGTATGAAGGATATCCTTGAGGCtgataacatatattatgaaaatttccTCCAGAATTTCTATTTATATCTTGTATATTTGGTAAGGATACTCTTATTTCTTCTTCAagttcaattatttttttcctatttaaaCGAATATGTAACCAATATTTTATTggagtaatatatatgaaaaataacatatacataaaaatataattcttttatgcagttaattttttgtgaacatgtatatacgcaTTGTGGTAGAATATTCGACATATTAAGTACAATTTTTACTaaccttatataaaaaaaatacgctAAAAGATGTTGGTAATGCGGAATCTGTTAAACTGGTAGCAAAAAGATAACTTTTTGGaagttataaaatttttggtACATAGGGACAAATAGTTACATCGCTCATTGTTTCATTGTAtgatttcttaaaatttcttaACTCTTCACAAAACGCGTTAATTTCATTTGCTTCACATTCCTCGTAATGTTCGATATAAAACTTGTGACACTTTTTAAGATTATCACAACTAGTTGTAACTTTATTCTTTTCGgttataaaatgtttaaatcCCTTATATAGACTATATAGATCTGtaagtttttataaaatatgtctATCaagttgttttattttttgagcACATGTATTACTTATATAAGTGGAAGATTCCTTATAACCATCAAACCAACTAAAATGTTTACTATattgattttatttatttattcgataattcacatatatacagTGTTTGTGTCTATCAGATTTATAAAGATcccttattttaattatatatatgtcagTATATTGGCATGCAGTAATAAAAGTATCATTAGTAATCTGTGAAAAAccgttttttcttttattacaATACTGTTCGGGATTTTTCCTAGTCCATGGATATCTTGAGATATAACtattaaattcattttcatatttaaataagaattaCACCGAATTatccaaaaaataaaataataataattattatatataatttagaaaaattatactttCATGAAAttgatttttatattaatttttgaaaaaccCATTGTTGAattcaataatatatataattaaaataacaaaatgataaattttaCATCTCTCTGTGCACTTATGGATGGCAttgtatataagtatatggGATTTAAATAGCAATAATTAATTTCTTATCGTgttagtatttatataaataaaaataatgatagattatatgttgatatataatatattcctttatattaacagtgaatttaaaaaaaaaaaaccttaACAACTctcttttttcgtttttttttaataatgaaataagaTAGAATAGTTTATATAGATTAAAACATAagctttaatatataaatataatattatcagAAACAGAATtagtttatattaattaacgAATATTATAGAGAAATATGCACCTtctaattattttcatttaaagatgaatatataatttaattgaaatgctataaagaaaaataaataaatttcagtacatatttatataaattgaaGATTATACTGGAATATCTATTTAGGAATATACTTTGATCCTTTAAAAtgctataaatatatagatactATTTCTATGAAAAGTTTAgaattttcccttttattaacgattatatattcttaaagttaaattgatatttttcaatttaaattaattgattttcattatacgttataatgatataaactCACTCAATGAAATTCAACTTAATCATTATCACCGAaagtttaatatatagaaatagaATAGAAATTTAACTAAAACGtaagcataatatataaaaaaggcattttttgtgaattaaatatatgattgttaaaaaaaaaacactttCATCAATAAaggtatttttaaaagatacacagaatcatatatttatataattatccattaatttttactattatattatgtggaaatgataaattattagTTCTATATTTATCACATTTGTCttagtataatataaatatttataatgaaaataaatatacgtaaagaaaaattagatattattataatataaatttattgtaatcattaattaaaaataaaataaaaaattttataattttattagaatcattaaaaaagtttgttattaaaatccttttttacttgtaatataataacaatatatattaatatataaatcaaaatttttaattataatcaGTTTATTACACATACAATATGAATAAACTTTTATGATACGTGTTTTACTTTcgatttataataaaataaatgtgatgtgtaatatcattatatttttcgattatttatatatcactattattctatatatcTCTACTATATGTCTTTTTAGTCATTCTACGTAATAACTTATGTTttaaggcaaaaaaaaaaaaaaaaataacaaattatttttcctttttttatatattatgtttttgtaaaataaaatattctcatatatattaaatattatatataaatttaaaagaatcattatattttaattctaaCAATATGCGTATGagataattaaatatatttaaaaaaaaaaaaatgtaataaaaaaaaaaattgtttttattattatttcacaTATAGAGTGAGTTGTCTTTTTCTTCATGAATATGTTAGAAGTtataatagtataataattattataatagttaaaataaatattttttatgaattatattacGATGAAGGTtctttgttatttatttgttttttttctatatagaattaatatatcttcttttaatttttatatatgagatttgtttaataaaatatgcgGGTTGTTAAATGAACAATATATTACcatgaattaaattttttatataataaattttatattaactcATAATGACATTTTTAGATTTATGTAAcctaatattcttttataagTATTCACGTATAgtatacttttaatatacttgtaatatgtttatatgattataattaaattaaaaaaattattagtttttcttatcatatataaaaaataaaaaaagtcgTACGTATTTATTATGCGAGTAACTTTAACTTTATATTAAGTAtgtatatcatatatattttatatgatgaAACATacaagatttttttttaaattccttatttatattaaactaatattctttaaaagAACTGTACATTTATTAATGGCAATATGAAGTAAgattttataaattgtacggaatttttcaaaattattaaaatatggaTAAGGTTGATAttaataactaaaaataattactttcttaatgaaatattattaatatataataatatttttgttttatgtatTCTAAGGATATTCTATTACAAAGGCGCATACGTATTTCAATTTGCACTGTATTTCCCGAtagttataattataaatatattaaaaaaatatatttttgcttattttaattattagtAAAATTTCTCTATAATGAGCATGTTTAAACAGTACATAAAATGGtgcttttatattatttgctTAATACATTccattaaataaaagtttataatataattatttttatggtatatggtaaaagtaaaaagttattatcaaaatggaatttataaattttcacaaataaatatagtatccttttattttataaatgttgaTACATAtgtgataatataaaaaataatacaaaaaatctaataaacattaattttattaagtagaaaaataaaaaatattactgtgtatttagaaaaaagcaaaataaaaagaaaaagatgaaaatgaaaattaattaaaatcaTTTAAAGCTTAGAAAGAAAGTTActgaaaatgttttattaatataaaataataaaaataaaataagaaatttaattaaaaggaaacaaataaaaatatataatatattgtaaatatcctataaaataattatattttcttttatttctttttcgttttaaaaatatgttgaaACTTATTAATTCAGTTCTCttaaatttatgaatttatttgtatttaacCTTTATTCATTTGATTTCATAGAAGTATTACTACATTATCAcatagaaattaaaaaaaatggcaAAAAGTACAAGAATTctactttatttttgtttatatcttattttaaaatattaaatgattgttaatataaaacattatttattcatcatatttccattattataatattttaatcatTCAAtcaatttcattattttactaattatataattataaaagttataaGAACTAACGTAAAACAAGTTAATTTTGtcaatgtacatatatatgaacacatTTTATTGttgtttacatatttattacatagaaaattaaattctttattaagAAATAGAATTGTTATATATGATTTTCTAATTCTGTGAACAGATAAATAATTGAGAAGAATACATGTATATCTGACAAATAAGGggttaaaaatttacaataaataaacactattaatatgaaaatatctATTAAAGCTTAACAGAATTAGAATtcttaagtatatattatattttttttataatatattttataacataaattGTGCATGAAATAACATCACGctttaacatattaaaaaaaattatttttataataatttagataTGAAACCATCGAATAATCGAAATgtttaaaagatataaataattatatttatatatgtgaaaaCAACTGTATATTATGAagtaatgtaataaaatagaattatatttaaatttttgtaataatattgtaaaaaattaagaattgtattacaatttatttattttgtttttctttttttattccaaattataattttttccaagTTTAACATATtcggaaaatattaatattaattttttttattttatgtttattaatatcttattatttttattgaatcAAGTATTGATATAGAGCTCTAATGGATAAtattatagatataaaaaattgtatatataattggaatatattttaagtgcCTTCATTTCAAACTTCATATTTcatgcttctttttttttacttatcaCTTTACAttgttctattttatttcctacatacattacaaaatttaaatgcTATATTTCACTAAcagcttttttttcttaaatatcaTCTAAATATATGTTGGATGTATAACTGTAAATCTATAAAATATGGTTTTCTTCTATATCATCtgatttttttactttcccATCATTATCTATAGAATTTACGTGTGTATCATCTTCTCTTATCCAATGTTCTATCTGATTCATGAAATTGTCCTCCTCAGTATATGCATGAATTTccttatttcttattttttctaaatcaTTGCAGTtatattcaattattttttctgtaattttttgtcttttatCTGAATATTCTTCTGCCTTCATTTCATTTATGGAACTATCCAAATACGATTCACTATTTTCAAAATCTACCTCTTTTTTGCATTCTTCTATTATTGTCATAAGCACGAGAATACATAgctttgttaataattttttttttatatatttatataattcttcataattttttttgtggggtaattcttctatatttattagtgaTGCGTAATTTATGGTTTCTTCGTTTATAGAATCTTTTGACATGTTCTGCAACATTTCTGCCAATTCTTTGAGACAGTCCTGTTCCAAATATTGTTCTATAAAAGTACTCTTTTCCGATATCCATTGTTTCCATAgatctttttctatttctagAAAAGGAACTCTGTGATTGTCATTGGaagatttcttttttaattcttccatttcttttatgtatgctttttcttttttccattcatttttcaaattattaaaccaatctacttttttcaatttttcagaaATATATCTATGGCTGTCTATCCATTTATTCCAtagaatattttgttttttaatatcattattaattttaataatttgtgTTATTTGATCATCATCTGTTAAATTGAGATAAGTcctataaaacatttttgtgAACTCATCTATACATATTTCTAGGAAttcctcttttttgtttttccattCTTCATTTCCGCATTCTTCGAGTATTTCCATATGTATTTCTATTATGGTTTTGGACCTGTCTTTTTTTCGGCTTGACGagtttaaattttttgtaagttcatttattttaattttttttatgagttCTTCCTCATCATATATCAAGTGCTCCAAATGATCATCTATTAAAAGCTCACTTTTATTGTTAGAAAATGAAGGTACTAATAATCTAAGAAATTTTGAGTGTCCTcttcttatcttttttttttttttaatcattcctattaatatgtactaagatataaaaaatacaaaattataaaatatattattgcaataataaaatgtttatcatatttttaagcttttatttttatattacctTAATAAACAgagataatataataataattacaatgCTTATTAAAATGGATGATATATTTGTGGAGGATTGGTTTCCTTTTGGTTctgtaatattttgttaaatatatataatattttatgtagtCATTTGTAAAACAGTAAAATAAGTAGCATTATTGATACCTAGAGCTgtagaaaatgaagaatgtGAAGTAGAAAGTGAGGAAAAACTTGACGCATAAGTAGGTggagaaataattttagaattaGGAAGTGCCCCCGAATTTTCAGGATTTGGAGATTGTAATATAGTAGCTTCTTCATTTTGCAAACGTGGAGATTTAATATCTGTAGTTGGATTCGATGGTTCAATCTGTGAGGGTGCTGTAACTTCATTTTCTTTAGTTGCATGTTGATTAGCTGAATGTTTAAGTACCTCTTCATGATGAAGTTTTTCTGAGTGTGATGTTTGAACATTAGGAGAATTTTCCTCTTGAGATAAAGATTGTTTTAGAGATTTAGAGGGTTCTTGAGCTTTATTTTCACGTAGTGATTCTTCTGAAACTTCATTTATCTCTTCAGGTGTGATGTGTGCACTTATTCTTGTATTAGACACTGAGCATTTACTAACTTTTTGAAAAGTTTGAGATTTCATTATGTCACAATTTTTTGTTGAAAATTTGGATAAagatattttgtttttgcaTTTGGAATGTAAGAGACTcttcttattattaaaatgatcCTCCCTGTCTTTAatccatatattatattctgcacatttatttatacaattcTCATCACTATTACAGTCATATAtgctactattattttttttatacttacttagtatttgcatatattgtttttttttttcgcagAAATCGTAAGCATCATAAATTAATtctaaaagttttttttcttcattgtTAAAAATCATAAAACATCCACCATGTTGAGTAATCCCTGTAAAGTTCTTACTATACCAAGTTCTTAGTGATCCTTTCCAAATATATTCTTGAATATATCCATTTGGGTGTTTCGAATTAATTAGATAATCAGCCAGGTTCTTGCATTTTTctctaaatttttcttttttattttcactttttaaaGAAGAGACTTGAGATTTAATATTAGCACCAACTTGTTTAAATACTTGTTGTGAATACAAATTTATTGCTGTAATACCCTGGACAACTGGGTACTATATTTGgaattattatgaattatttaggcattattttttatggtagatatcttataattttatagcATATATggaatttataattaaaattgtgcatcttaaaaaattatgaatattacCGAGTTAAAACAATTTTCCATGGTGACTATAATATTAAAGTGTGCTCTGAATATATAtctgaaagaaaaaataaaaatttattatgttatattttacaaaagcatattcttaaattaatatttcctaattaaaggaaattataaaattatcatttacataagaatttttatatgaaatattaaataatgaatgaactactatttattttataatctatttatattaaccataaatatataagaactAGATATTTATCTAAACTtactttaatatttaatacaagttaagtaaatatttttatgaacaatttCATGTTTTCTATATAAAGAGAAAGTCAAGTTGCTGACAATATAAACCTACATATGAGATGCATCATGTAATATACAATTCATTATGGAAAAACAGTATTAATATACtgcattttttccttttattttaatgaagaccaaaaaatataaataaaattgtatgtattaatacaaataattcaCCGTATTATTATGTTTCTCTGAAACTATATAATCTAAAAAACACATAATTATTAGTACTGTtagtatgtttatattttattatattatttttgttatttatttttaatattagcTATAATTTTgccataattattttgttaattcttTTACGTATTTACTACTTATGTCTAAGGATCAgaatagataatatataaattatactaaatTTTCGATGTGATACTAGACACCTCATGTAATTAAACTGTAACTGAcacttaatattatatatatatatcatttatccAAAATTTAACTAtttgtgatatatatataatttcattgACAAATTCTAAAATAgagtaatatatttcatatatatatgttttgtaCATGCGTattacttcttttatttatgaatgaaTTCATACTggcaatattttaattaataaaatgaatatttagatatattaaataaaaaaagcaaattCAACTATTTATTCGAAATAAGTATAATTCTCtggatatttttataacaaaattaattattctatacatttaaaaaagcagtaaattatattataatgttttaatgaataatattaataatattatatttccatgtaaatgaattattatactacattaaattatataaaaaatattgaaccccctaattttgtttttgtaattatttaaagatatattctaatgaatatatcaaaaaaataacctttattttttgtttttattttgcataaCTATATGAGAATATCATTTATACAACAATGACAAATATGTTTtaccataaaaaatgaaaaagttaatatattattttataatacattttaatatatgaatcACTATATGgaattacataaaattttaaatgtattgaGAATATCATAGGTTAATGAaccataatttaaaaatacagttactaattttaatttttcttttgaaacTAGAACACAAGAGATGTGGAATAATaagtaaattaataaataaatgcattttaattacaaacttttgtaaataattacTTAACATAAACAAATTAGTTATTTCGTTAATGTTTAATCATTTTGCTCTATTAAGGTGTTATtggttttatttatttataatttctaaatttatatttatacaaattttttgttctatatattttttttttttatttacttattttatatctgatttactttaaatatatgttaattaaTAAGGCTACATGTGGAAATAtacgtaaaaatattttattttttttctaggaattatatttttaaatctttATGTTTGAATACATTATGCATGTGATACGCATACTacataaataacatataatattagaTGCATAAGTAgtcacataaaaaaatatattaatttccTAAATATATGAGAACCTACTGGAAGAAATTCAAATTAATtgctttaaatatttatataacaattttttttttttttttcttctttattattttttttatagtcttataaatatatatatattttgtttttttattgttttataaatatatatatatatatatatatatatatatatatatatatatatatatatatatataatttttttttaaaatatatttctcgttattttgttgtaatatatgaacaaatttattatatattaatgtagtTCACCCTTTACATTTTATTCAGAGTAatgcaaaaattaataaatattcatattagtTATTAAATATTCCTTCATAATGCCacgaatatattatttatttaaaaaatatttaacaataaaatatataaaatgatagGTAAATTTTTCacataaattatactaaCAGAATATCAATGGATATATATGACGAAGTAGAGGATGAagatgaaatatatatacagctAATACAATGTTACATTTTTTGGTaactttaaataatataacatatttttttcttattaattatgtataaaagaACAACGCAGTAACtgtgatatatattactataaatagaatttacgtattaaaatttatagttcatattatatgacatacatatatataataattaataccctctaataatgaatacatccttaaaaataatgtatatgagaaaatttattttatgatatattttaattttacatacattattttagttgtagatataaatatataatcgAAACACTCTATAAAAgtaacttatatatatatatatgatttcaacaaatatgaaataaattttatttgtctTTGTTATcttaatgtaaaatatttgataatatagttatgttttaaataatatgtttacTCCTTTtgatttacatataattgcaatattttcaattcatttaatataaaattctatGATTTTAACaaagataatttaaaatttgtgttcaataatttattacattcacactatttaattaaataagtaCAAATGTTATTACTTAAgttcaattatatataaaaggacaagttatatttattattaagaaaagTTAGTTAATTTAATGATTAATCTGTAAGTTTGTTACAGCTATTATTAacgttaatattttataattattaattcgTCTTTTCTCTTAGATTTccacttatacatataatatggataggttgtttataaaaagtaatacgCTTTTTGT
The sequence above is drawn from the Plasmodium malariae genome assembly, chromosome: 5 genome and encodes:
- the PmUG01_05044000 gene encoding STP1 protein is translated as MENCFNSYPVVQGITAINLYSQQVFKQVGANIKSQVSSLKSENKKEKFREKCKNLADYLINSKHPNGYIQEYIWKGSLRTWYSKNFTGITQHGGCFMIFNNEEKKLLELIYDAYDFCEKKKQYMQILSKYKKNNSSIYDCNSDENCINKCAEYNIWIKDREDHFNNKKSLLHSKCKNKISLSKFSTKNCDIMKSQTFQKVSKCSVSNTRISAHITPEEINEVSEESLRENKAQEPSKSLKQSLSQEENSPNVQTSHSEKLHHEEVLKHSANQHATKENEVTAPSQIEPSNPTTDIKSPRLQNEEATILQSPNPENSGALPNSKIISPPTYASSFSSLSTSHSSFSTALGMIKKKKKIRRGHSKFLRLLVPSFSNNKSELLIDDHLEHLIYDEEELIKKIKINELTKNLNSSSRKKDRSKTIIEIHMEILEECGNEEWKNKKEEFLEICIDEFTKMFYRTYLNLTDDDQITQIIKINNDIKKQNILWNKWIDSHRYISEKLKKVDWFNNLKNEWKKEKAYIKEMEELKKKSSNDNHRVPFLEIEKDLWKQWISEKSTFIEQYLEQDCLKELAEMLQNMSKDSINEETINYASLINIEELPHKKNYEELYKYIKKKLLTKLCILVLMTIIEECKKEVDFENSESYLDSSINEMKAEEYSDKRQKITEKIIEYNCNDLEKIRNKEIHAYTEEDNFMNQIEHWIREDDTHVNSIDNDGKVKKSDDIEENHIL